The DNA segment GCCACCCCGGCGACCGCCGACGGCGGCACCACGGCGGGCGCCCCGGGCGCCCCGGGTGCCCCGCCCACCGTGCTCAGCGTCGTGGCGGCGGAGAACTTCTGGGGCAGCCTGGTCAGCCAGCTCGCCGGGAGGGCCGGGCACGTGACCTCGATTGTGAGCGATCCCAACGCCGACCCGCACAGCTACGAGTCCAGCGCCGCCGACGCCCGGGCCTTCGCCACCGCCGACTATGTCGTCGAGAACGGCGCCGGCTACGACGCCTGGGCGGACCGGCTCCTGTCGGGCAACCCCAGCCCGCACCGGAAGGTGCTCAACGTCGCCACCCTGCTGGGGCGCAAGCCGGGCGACAACCCCCATTTCTGGTACGACCCCGCTGCGGTGCCGGCGGTCATCGCCCGGATGGAGGCCGACCTCGTGGCCCTCGCCCCCCGCGACGCCGCCTACCTGGCGGCCCAGCAGCACGCCCTGACCCGGGCATTCGCCCCCGAGCGGGCGACGCTCAGTGAGATCAAGTCTCAGTTTGCCGGGACCCCCATCGCAGCCACCGAGAGCATCGTCGTCCCGCTGGCCACCGCCCTGGGCCTCGACGTCGTGTCGCCGCCCCAGTTCATGAACGCGGTCTCGGAGGGCAACGACCCGCCGGCCCCCTCGGTCACCACCTTCCAGCAGCAGGTGACCGGGAGGCAGGGCCGGGTGCTCGTCTACAACCAGCAGACCGCCACCCAGGTCACCACCACGATCAAGAACCTCGCCGGGCGCACCGGCATCCCGCTCGTCGCGGTCACCGAGACCATCCAACCGCCGGGAACGCCGTTCCAGGTGTGGTTCGGCAAGGAGCTGTCCGCCCTGGAGGGTGGCCTGCAGAAGGCGAGCCCGGCGCCGTGACCGTCGTCTCCGCCCGGGACCTGGCTGCCGCGTACGGCCGCCGCACGGTGTGGGAGGGCGCCACCTTCGACCTCGAGCCCGGCGCCTTTGTCGGGGTGCTCGGCCCCAATGGGGCCGGCAAATCCACACTGTTCCGCTTGCTGCTCGGCCTGCTGCGCCCGGCGCACGGCTCCCTGACGGTGCTGGGCGAGGTCCCCCACCGGGGCGATCCCGCCATCGGCTACGTGCCGCAGCGCCGGCCGGTGGACGCCGAGGTCCGCCTCCGGGGCAGCGAGTTCGTCAAGCTGGGCCTTACCGGGCACCGCTGGGGCATCGGCGGCCCCCGGAGCCGGCGGGAGGCGGCCGCCGAGGTCGCCGGCGCCCTCGCCACCGCCGGGGCCACCGCCTACGGCGACCGGGCGATGGGGTCGCTGTCGGGCGGCGAGCTGCAGCGCCTGACCCTGGCCCAGGCGATCGCCAGCCACCCGAAGCTGCTGCTGCTCGACGAGCCCTTCTCCAACCTCGACCTGCGCAACCAGGTGGCCGGGGCGCAGCTGTTCGCCCGCCTCGCCGCCGAGCGCGGGATCGCCGTGCTGCTCATCGCCCACGACGTCAACCCGTTGCTGCCGCTGCTCGACCAGGTGATGTACGTCGCCCGGGGCCAGATCACCCTCGGGCCGCCCGACGAGGTGATCACCTCCGCCCGCCTCTCCGCCCTGTACGAGACCCAGGTCGAAGTCCTGCGGGACAGCCGGGGCCGGCTGTTCGTGGTGGGCCTCGAGGAGGAGGCGTCGCACCCGCATGCCCACGACGACGACTGCCACGAGCACGGCGCCGGCCACCCGACGGGCGCTCAGGAAGGGTCGCTGGAGCTGTGCTGACCGCCGGGCTCACCGCCGTGGTCTCCCCGCACCCAGGCTGGAACGTCGTCGCCGACCTCCGGGACCTGCTCAGCTACCCCTTCATGCGCCACGCCTTCGTGGCCGGGACGATCGTGGCGGTGGTAGCCGGCGTGGTGGGGTACGTGGTCGTGCTGCGCCAGTCGGCGTTCGCCGCCCACGCGCTGTCCGAGATCGGCTTCGCCGGGGCATCGGGGGCGGTGGCCTACGGGCTGAACCCGGTCGCCGGCCTGCTGGCGATGAGCCTGGTGGGGGCGGGGGCGATCGGCGTGCTGGGCAAGCGCCTGCGGGGCCGGGACGCGGCCATCGGCATCGTGCTGGCGTTCTCCGTCGGGCTCGGCTCCTACTTCCTCACCATCTACAAGGGCAACGCCAGCGGGGCCTTCGCCCTGCTGTTCGGGGAGATCCTGGGCATCAGCGTGGGCGACATCTGGATCATCGCCGTGGCCGGGGCGGTGGTGCTCCTGGCACTGGCCGCGGTGTACCGCCCGCTGCTGTTCGCCTCGCTGGACGAGGACGTCGCCGAAGCCCGGGGCGTGCCCGTCCGGGCGCTCTCGGTCATCTTCCTGCTCGTGCTGGCGGTGGCGGTCACCGCGGCCGTGCAGGTGGTGGGGGTGCTGCTGATCTTCGGGCTCCTGGTCACCCCGGGGGCCATCGCCGAGCGGGTCACCCGGACCCCGGCCGCCGGGATGGCCCTGTGCGTCGGGCTGTCGCTGGCGTTCATCTGGGCCGGCCTGGCGGTGACCTACTACAGCAGCTTCCCGGTCGGGTTCCTGGTGACCGCCCTGGCGTTCGCCGCCTACCTGGTGGTGCGCATCGGCGGAGCGCTGCGCTCGAGCCCTATGCTGGTGAGCAGCCCGTGATCCAGCCGCCCCAAGCCCTGCACGACGCCGTGGCCCTCCGCCTGGCCCGCCTGGACCAGCGCTACACCCGCCCGCGGCAGGCCCTGGTGGACACCCTCGCCGGGGCCGGACGGCCCCTCACCATCCCGGAGGTCCTGGCCGCCTGCCCCGAGCTCCCGCAGAGCAGCGCCTACCGCAACATGACCGCGCTGATCGAGGCGGGCATCGTCCGGCGGGTGGCCGGCACCGACGACCACGGCCGCTTCGAGCTGGCCGAGGAGCTGTCCGGCCACCACCACCACCTGGTGTGCGCCACCTGCGGCAAGGTGGACGACGTCGCCCCCAGCCCCCGCCTGGAGCGGGCGCTGGCCGAGGCGGCCCGGGCGGCGGCCGAGGAGCAGGGGTACGCGGTTACCGACCACCGCTTCGATCTCGTGGGGGTCTGCCCCGCCTGCCGCTAGGCGCATGGGCGCACCCGCACCCGGGCGCGGCGGGGGCCGGGTCGCCCCGGCCCCCGCGTCACTGCCAGTTCGGTGCTAGAAGGCGCCCGTCCCGTTCGGCGTGCCGAGCCCGGTCGGGCCGTCCCAGCCGGCGCCGGCGGTGCACAGGGCGTTGCCGCAGCTGCCGTTGGTCCCGCTGGTGACGTCGTTGAGGTTGGCGGACGTGCCGTGCAGGTAGGGGTACGAGCTGTTGGTCACCGAGGCGGTGTTGCCCGCCAGGGCGTACACGCCGGCGACGAGCGGCGAAGCCAGGCTCGTCCCGCCCACGAGGATCCAGCCGCCGTAGCCGTAGGTGTCGTACACCGCCGCCCCGGTGTTTGGGTTGGCATCGGCGGAGACGTCGGCGGTCGCCCGCATGGCGCACACCGCGGTCAGGGTGCTCACCGCCGCCTGCCAGGTCGGCTGGGATTCGCCCTTGCTGCACCCGCTGCCGCCGCTGTTCCAGGCCGACTCGACCCAGCCCCGGGCGTTGGTCGACGTCTGGAGGGTCGTGCCGCCGACCGCAGTGACGTAGGGCGAGGACGACGGGTACTCGATCTGGAAGCCGGTGTCGCCGGTGCTGGCCGTGATGGCCACGCCGGGGTGGTTGTAGTACGAGTCATAGGCCGACTCCCCGGCACCGTCGTTGCCGCCGTAGCTGTTGGAGATCGACTTGGCGCCCAGGCTGGCAGCGGTGTTCTCCGCGTTGCCCAGGTCGGTGAAGGACGCCGAGTAGGCCTCGACGAGGACGAGGCTGCACTTCGGGCACACCGCCGACGCGGCATCCAGGTCGAGCGACTCCTCGAGCCCCCAGCCGCTGTTGCCGGACGGGCCCCGCCCGAACCGGGTCATCTTGACCTTCTTGAAGCAGCCGTTGGCCGTCGTGCACGGCGGCAAGCCTTCCGTCGAGCGGTAGGTGGCCAGGTTGGACTCGGCGTAGGGGTTGTCGTAGGCGTCCACCAGAGCGATCGTGCCGCCGTTGGTGGCCGCCGCCGCCGTCAGGTTGTACGCCGACTGGAACTGCGTGGGGCCGTAGCCCACGGGGTTGGCGTTGGTCAGCGGCGCTCCGTGGCCATCCACGATGACCCGGGCGGTGCAACTTGCCTCTCCCGGACCCGGGTCGCTGCACACCCGGGCGCTGGCCAGGCCGGCCAACCCGGGGGGGAGGATCGGGGCGGGGGTCGATGACGGGGGCTGGGCACCAGCAAACGGGGCGAACAGCAGTGTACCAACCAGCGTAGCTGTTGCCCCGATAACGATCAGGGTGGCCGGCCGGAAGCGATGCGTCTTCATCGGGATGCTGCCTCCTTCTGGCGAGTGCGATGCGACCGATTAAGCGTTCGACCCGACAGCATGGCTGCCGGCCACATGAGCACTCCTTAATTCGGCACGCTCCGGAGGTCACTTAAGGCCCTTCTTAGATCCTCGGGGAGAGGATCGATCGCCTCGATCCGGATCCCGGTCACCGGGTGTACGAACTCTAGGCGGAGGGCGTGGAGGAAGGGCCGGTGCAGCCCGAGGGCGCGGGCAAGCCCGGCCGCGGCCCGGCCATAGGTCGTGTCGCCGACGACCGGGTGCTGGATGTGCGCCAGGTGCACCCGGATCTGGTGCGTGCGGCCGGTATGCAGGTGGACCTCGAGGAGCGAGGCGGGCGCCGGCCGCTCGAAGCGCTCCGAGACCGTGAACTCGGTCACCGCTTCCCGGCCCCCAGGCGCCACCGCCATCCTGGTCCGGTCACGCTGCGACCGGCCCACCGGGGCTTCGATGCGCCCGGCCGGCATCCCGAAGACCCCGGCGACGAGGGCCTGGTACGTGCGGGCGATCTTGCGGGCCTGCATGGCGGCAACCAGGCCCCGGTAGGCGTCGTCGGTCTTCGCCACCACCAGCAAGCCGGAGGTGTCCTTGTCGAGGCGGTGCACGATGCCCGGCCGGCTCCCCCCCGCCGCCGGGGCCAGCGCCATGACCCGGGCGAGAGCGTCCACCAGCGTGGGCCCCCGGGTGCCGGGGGCGGGGTGCACGACGACCCCGGCGGGCTTGGCGACGATGGCCAGGTGGTCGTCCTCGACCACGATCCGGTACTCGGCGTCGGGTCCCTCGACGGTGCGCTCAGGCAGCGCCTCAGCCTCGATCACCTCACCGGCCACCAGGCGGTGGGACTTCGCCGCCGGGCCCCCTTCCCGCGTCACCCTGCCCGCCTCGACCATGTCCTGCACCTCCCTGCGGGACCACCCGCCGGCACCGGCCAGCCAGGCGTCCAGGCGGGCTCCGGCGGCATCGTCGGGCACCACGAAGCGCACGGCCCTACCGCCGCCGGAGCTCGAGGAGCAGCAGCAAGCCGACCCCCACCACGATGGAGCTGTCGGCCAGGTTGAACGTGGGCCAGTAGCGGAAGTGAATGAAGTCCACCACCCGGCCCTGCAGGTGCCCGGGGGCCCGGACCACCCGGTCGATGAGGTTGCCGAGCCCCCCGCCGGCCACCAGCCCCAGCGGGACCGGCGCCTGGGAACTGCGCAGCCCGAGGACCAGGACCGCCCCGACGATCAGCGCGGTGAGGGCCAGGAACAGCACCGGCGAGTTCGGGAACAAGCCGAAGGCACCGCCCGGGTTGCGGGTGAGCTGGAGGTCCAGGAGGGTGCCGAGGATGCGCATCGGGCGCCCGGAGGCCAGGAGGCGAACGGCAAGCGCCTTGCTTATCTGGTCATAGGCCACCGTGAGGGCGACCATGCCAGCCAGCAGCGCTCTTGGGCGGGCTACCGGCGCTCCTCGGCCTTCTTGCACTTCAGGCACAGCGTGACATGGGGCAGCGCTTTCAGCCGGGGGCCCTCGATGGGCTTGCCGCACGACTCGCAGATGCCGTACGTGCCGTCGTCGATCTTGTGGAGGGCACGGTCGATCTTCGAGCGCAGGTCGGAGACATTGTTGGCGATCGACAGATCCTTCTCCCGCTCGAAGGTGAACGACCCGGAGTCGGCGAAGTCCTCGTCGTAGCTCACCTCGCCCGAGATCTCGGACTGCGAGGAGTTGAACGTGACCTCCTCGATCTCGGTCAGCTGGCGCTGGAGTTCTTCGCGCTGCTGGACCAGGGCCCCCCGGATCCCGGCCAGCGTCTCGGCGTCGAACGCCGTGCGGGCGACGGGGACGGAGGCGGCCGCAGCCGGCTTGGGGGCCGCAGGCGTCGCCTTGGCGGTGGGCTTGGGCGAGGCTTGTGCGGCCGCGGGCTTGGGAGCCGGCTTGGCCGCAGCGGGCTTGGGGGTGGGTTTGGAAACCGGCTTGGCCGCCGCGGCCTTCGCCGTTGCCTTGGGAGCGGCCTTGGCGGCGGGCTTGGCGGGCTGATTCACGGCGGCAGGCTTCGCAGCCGCCTTGGCCGCCGGTTTGGGAGCAGGCTTCGCAGCCGCCTTGGCCGCCGGTTTCCGGGCCGGCTTTGCTGCCCCCTTGGCCGCCGGTTTCGGGGCCGGTTTGGCGGCGGCGGGCGCGGCCTTCCGGGGAGCG comes from the Actinomycetota bacterium genome and includes:
- a CDS encoding zinc ABC transporter substrate-binding protein gives rise to the protein MRTWVPLGLLIALLAAACGSAATPATADGGTTAGAPGAPGAPPTVLSVVAAENFWGSLVSQLAGRAGHVTSIVSDPNADPHSYESSAADARAFATADYVVENGAGYDAWADRLLSGNPSPHRKVLNVATLLGRKPGDNPHFWYDPAAVPAVIARMEADLVALAPRDAAYLAAQQHALTRAFAPERATLSEIKSQFAGTPIAATESIVVPLATALGLDVVSPPQFMNAVSEGNDPPAPSVTTFQQQVTGRQGRVLVYNQQTATQVTTTIKNLAGRTGIPLVAVTETIQPPGTPFQVWFGKELSALEGGLQKASPAP
- a CDS encoding metal ABC transporter ATP-binding protein, with protein sequence MTVVSARDLAAAYGRRTVWEGATFDLEPGAFVGVLGPNGAGKSTLFRLLLGLLRPAHGSLTVLGEVPHRGDPAIGYVPQRRPVDAEVRLRGSEFVKLGLTGHRWGIGGPRSRREAAAEVAGALATAGATAYGDRAMGSLSGGELQRLTLAQAIASHPKLLLLDEPFSNLDLRNQVAGAQLFARLAAERGIAVLLIAHDVNPLLPLLDQVMYVARGQITLGPPDEVITSARLSALYETQVEVLRDSRGRLFVVGLEEEASHPHAHDDDCHEHGAGHPTGAQEGSLELC
- a CDS encoding metal ABC transporter permease, translated to MLTAGLTAVVSPHPGWNVVADLRDLLSYPFMRHAFVAGTIVAVVAGVVGYVVVLRQSAFAAHALSEIGFAGASGAVAYGLNPVAGLLAMSLVGAGAIGVLGKRLRGRDAAIGIVLAFSVGLGSYFLTIYKGNASGAFALLFGEILGISVGDIWIIAVAGAVVLLALAAVYRPLLFASLDEDVAEARGVPVRALSVIFLLVLAVAVTAAVQVVGVLLIFGLLVTPGAIAERVTRTPAAGMALCVGLSLAFIWAGLAVTYYSSFPVGFLVTALAFAAYLVVRIGGALRSSPMLVSSP
- a CDS encoding Fur family transcriptional regulator; this encodes MIQPPQALHDAVALRLARLDQRYTRPRQALVDTLAGAGRPLTIPEVLAACPELPQSSAYRNMTALIEAGIVRRVAGTDDHGRFELAEELSGHHHHLVCATCGKVDDVAPSPRLERALAEAARAAAEEQGYAVTDHRFDLVGVCPACR
- a CDS encoding S53 family peptidase is translated as MKTHRFRPATLIVIGATATLVGTLLFAPFAGAQPPSSTPAPILPPGLAGLASARVCSDPGPGEASCTARVIVDGHGAPLTNANPVGYGPTQFQSAYNLTAAAATNGGTIALVDAYDNPYAESNLATYRSTEGLPPCTTANGCFKKVKMTRFGRGPSGNSGWGLEESLDLDAASAVCPKCSLVLVEAYSASFTDLGNAENTAASLGAKSISNSYGGNDGAGESAYDSYYNHPGVAITASTGDTGFQIEYPSSSPYVTAVGGTTLQTSTNARGWVESAWNSGGSGCSKGESQPTWQAAVSTLTAVCAMRATADVSADANPNTGAAVYDTYGYGGWILVGGTSLASPLVAGVYALAGNTASVTNSSYPYLHGTSANLNDVTSGTNGSCGNALCTAGAGWDGPTGLGTPNGTGAF
- a CDS encoding RluA family pseudouridine synthase gives rise to the protein MRFVVPDDAAGARLDAWLAGAGGWSRREVQDMVEAGRVTREGGPAAKSHRLVAGEVIEAEALPERTVEGPDAEYRIVVEDDHLAIVAKPAGVVVHPAPGTRGPTLVDALARVMALAPAAGGSRPGIVHRLDKDTSGLLVVAKTDDAYRGLVAAMQARKIARTYQALVAGVFGMPAGRIEAPVGRSQRDRTRMAVAPGGREAVTEFTVSERFERPAPASLLEVHLHTGRTHQIRVHLAHIQHPVVGDTTYGRAAAGLARALGLHRPFLHALRLEFVHPVTGIRIEAIDPLPEDLRRALSDLRSVPN
- the lspA gene encoding signal peptidase II, with translation MVALTVAYDQISKALAVRLLASGRPMRILGTLLDLQLTRNPGGAFGLFPNSPVLFLALTALIVGAVLVLGLRSSQAPVPLGLVAGGGLGNLIDRVVRAPGHLQGRVVDFIHFRYWPTFNLADSSIVVGVGLLLLLELRRR
- a CDS encoding TraR/DksA C4-type zinc finger protein, with translation MPSKVSKPELPDGEPKVAPRKAAPAAAKPAPKPAAKGAAKPARKPAAKAAAKPAPKPAAKAAAKPAAVNQPAKPAAKAAPKATAKAAAAKPVSKPTPKPAAAKPAPKPAAAQASPKPTAKATPAAPKPAAAASVPVARTAFDAETLAGIRGALVQQREELQRQLTEIEEVTFNSSQSEISGEVSYDEDFADSGSFTFEREKDLSIANNVSDLRSKIDRALHKIDDGTYGICESCGKPIEGPRLKALPHVTLCLKCKKAEERR